One window of the Equus caballus isolate H_3958 breed thoroughbred chromosome 2, TB-T2T, whole genome shotgun sequence genome contains the following:
- the IFI6 gene encoding interferon alpha-inducible protein 6 produces MRQKAVSLFLCYLILFACGAVEAGKRRRSESSENSGSGWWSTLTYMAVGGGLMAVGLPALGFTSAGIAANSMAASLMSWSAVANGGGVPAGGLVATLQSLGASGGTGLMAKIGAFLGYTVHKQLSNQDEDEE; encoded by the exons ATGCGGCAGAAGGCGGTATCGCTCTTTTTGTGCTACCTGATACTCTTCGCCTGCGGCGCGGTGGAGGCAG GCAAAAGAAGACGCTCGGAGAGCTCAGAGAACAGCGGCTCCGGATGGTGGAGCACGCTGACCTATATGGCTGTCGGAGGAG ggcTCATGGCCGTGGGGCTTCCCGCGCTGGGCTTCACGAGCGCCGGCATCGCCGCCAACTCGATGGCCGCCTCGCTGATGAGCTGGTCGGCCGTAGCGAACGGGGGCGGCGTGCCTGCTGGCGGGCTGGTGGCCACGCTGCAGAGCCTCG GGGCTAGCGGTGGCACTGGCCTCATGGCCAAGATTGGTGCCTTTCTGGGCTACACTGTCCACAAGCAGCTCAGCAACCAGGACGAGGATGAGGAGTAG